In Acidovorax sp. GBBC 1281, a single window of DNA contains:
- a CDS encoding TonB-dependent siderophore receptor: protein MAGLRTRSGCLALCLLAGAAAAQSPAPAPRAVELPPGPLADRLPALAAQTGASVQADAALLRGLQAPGVAGRFTPTEALARLLAGTGLAAAEEAPGVFVLRPAGAMATAPASALPGPDAAVLPVVRVTALREAGGTDAALWSGNGRGAGAATRTSTPALAVPQALSTLPRPTLDALGATRLDDALDYVPGVSRQNDFGGTWDNIALRGFAGHEDTGMSLLRNGMAGNRGYNAPRDTANVERFEFLRGPVAALYGVSEPGGTLNVVTQPAPWEPLRTLEASLGRWNARRAVLTLGGPLDASAGTAPESGEPARIAYRLTAVAEDKGSFREHVRTRREMLAPALTWRLAEATTLRYDGEWLRQRAPLDRGVVALGAQVSTVPVTRFYGDPGDGDLAMVNQTHQWLLDHALAPGWRLHAGLMARRGTMVGFTTYGHGYGEALADLEARGWLWRQRRWRDFASSDRSGQLDLQGQWEAGGLRHTLLAGMEVFRFRLSQVMQQSPAGTWQADGIDVRQPVYGDERPATQDFLSTDEHQRGLGLYLQDQIELAPRWQALLGLRHDRFRQAVDDRLAGGTRRQSQGALSPRAGLTWLPVPGWAVYASVGASFRPNVGVDVQGGAFAPEKGLASEMGVKWQPAEDRLSASLALYDITKRNVLVTDPQHPDHSVAAARVRSRGVELELAGSPVAGWTVVAGGAWLQQALPQFPRASGSVLLVREWALGGGGGAGAHTLGLGGGLTHVGERTGDAGSPRLPAYTTARLLAHWQAGPALRLSLQVDNVFDKRYYASAYNSVWVVPGAPRHITFTARHAF, encoded by the coding sequence ATGGCCGGGCTGCGCACGCGGTCGGGCTGCCTGGCGCTGTGCCTGCTGGCGGGCGCGGCCGCGGCGCAATCGCCGGCCCCCGCGCCACGGGCGGTCGAACTGCCCCCGGGACCGCTGGCCGACCGGCTGCCGGCCCTGGCGGCGCAGACCGGGGCCTCGGTGCAGGCCGATGCGGCGCTGCTGCGCGGCCTGCAGGCGCCCGGCGTGGCGGGGCGGTTCACGCCGACCGAGGCGCTGGCGCGGCTGCTGGCGGGCACGGGGCTCGCGGCGGCCGAGGAGGCGCCGGGCGTCTTCGTGCTGCGGCCCGCAGGCGCAATGGCCACCGCGCCCGCGTCGGCCCTGCCCGGGCCGGACGCCGCCGTGCTGCCCGTGGTGCGCGTGACCGCCCTGCGCGAGGCCGGGGGCACCGACGCCGCCCTCTGGAGCGGCAACGGGCGCGGGGCCGGCGCCGCCACGCGCACGTCCACGCCCGCGCTCGCGGTGCCGCAAGCCCTGTCCACCCTGCCACGCCCGACCTTGGACGCCCTGGGCGCCACGCGCCTGGACGACGCGCTCGACTACGTGCCCGGCGTGTCGCGCCAGAACGACTTCGGCGGCACCTGGGACAACATCGCCCTGCGCGGCTTCGCGGGCCACGAAGACACCGGCATGAGCCTGCTGCGCAACGGCATGGCCGGCAACCGGGGCTACAACGCGCCGCGCGACACGGCCAACGTGGAGCGCTTCGAGTTCCTGCGCGGGCCCGTGGCGGCGCTGTACGGCGTGTCCGAGCCCGGCGGCACGCTCAATGTGGTGACGCAGCCCGCGCCGTGGGAGCCGCTGCGCACGCTCGAGGCAAGCCTGGGCCGCTGGAACGCACGGCGCGCCGTGCTCACGCTGGGCGGCCCGCTGGATGCTTCGGCAGGCACCGCGCCGGAGTCGGGTGAACCCGCGCGCATCGCCTACCGCCTCACCGCCGTGGCCGAGGACAAGGGCAGTTTTCGCGAGCACGTGCGCACGCGCCGCGAAATGCTGGCGCCGGCACTCACCTGGCGCCTCGCCGAGGCCACCACGCTGCGCTACGACGGCGAATGGCTGCGCCAGCGCGCGCCGCTGGACCGGGGCGTGGTGGCGCTCGGCGCGCAGGTGAGCACCGTGCCGGTCACGCGCTTCTACGGCGATCCCGGCGACGGCGACCTGGCCATGGTCAACCAGACGCACCAGTGGCTGCTGGACCACGCCCTGGCCCCCGGCTGGCGCTTGCATGCGGGCCTGATGGCGCGGCGCGGCACCATGGTGGGCTTCACCACCTACGGCCACGGCTACGGCGAAGCGCTGGCCGACCTGGAGGCACGCGGCTGGCTGTGGCGCCAGCGGCGCTGGCGCGACTTCGCCTCCAGCGACCGCTCGGGCCAGCTCGATCTGCAGGGGCAGTGGGAGGCGGGCGGCCTGCGGCACACGCTGCTGGCGGGGATGGAGGTGTTTCGCTTCCGGCTCTCGCAGGTCATGCAGCAGTCGCCGGCCGGCACCTGGCAGGCCGATGGCATCGACGTGCGCCAGCCCGTGTACGGCGACGAGCGGCCGGCGACGCAGGATTTCCTGTCCACCGACGAGCACCAGCGCGGCCTGGGCCTGTACCTGCAGGACCAGATCGAACTGGCGCCGCGGTGGCAGGCGCTGCTGGGCCTGCGCCACGACCGCTTCCGGCAGGCCGTGGACGACCGGCTGGCCGGCGGCACGCGGCGCCAGTCGCAGGGCGCCCTGTCGCCGCGCGCGGGATTGACCTGGCTGCCCGTGCCGGGCTGGGCGGTGTATGCCAGCGTCGGCGCCTCGTTCCGCCCGAACGTGGGCGTGGACGTGCAGGGCGGCGCCTTCGCGCCCGAAAAAGGGCTGGCGAGCGAGATGGGCGTGAAGTGGCAGCCCGCCGAGGACCGGCTGTCGGCGTCGCTGGCGCTCTACGACATCACCAAGCGCAACGTGCTCGTCACCGATCCGCAGCATCCGGACCACAGCGTGGCCGCCGCGCGCGTGCGCAGCCGGGGCGTGGAATTGGAGCTGGCGGGTAGCCCCGTGGCCGGCTGGACCGTGGTGGCCGGCGGCGCGTGGCTGCAACAGGCCCTGCCGCAGTTCCCGCGCGCCAGCGGCAGCGTGCTGCTGGTGCGCGAATGGGCGCTGGGGGGCGGCGGCGGCGCGGGAGCGCACACCCTCGGCCTCGGGGGCGGGCTCACCCACGTGGGCGAGCGCACGGGCGACGCCGGCTCGCCACGGCTACCCGCCTACACCACCGCGCGGCTGCTGGCGCATTGGCAGGCAGGGCCAGCGCTGCGCCTGTCGCTGCAGGTGGACAACGTGTTCGACAAGCGCTACTACGCCAGCGCCTACAACAGCGTGTGGGTGGTGCCGGGCGCACCGCGCCACATCACGTTCACGGCACGGCACGCGTTCTGA
- a CDS encoding FecR domain-containing protein: MNPAAAPLPPDRAAVRAAAQWLARLHAGDATAQDHAACERWRTEHPEHERAWQRAQRMQAQLGLVSPPLAQAVLGRARGNGRRRALRALGGLAVALPAAHLAWRQWGEAFTADHYTARGERRDLVLPDGTRLWLNTATAIDVAYSPTQRTVRLLHGEVLVQTGADAGAPGHRPFVLATREGELRPLGTRFVARDAPDGCRLTVHEGAVAVRTLQGLAQTVPAGQALRFTAGRIAPIAPADPFAGRWTEGLLVARNQPLGEFLEDLSRYRAGVVQCDPAVAALRITGAFQIDRSDAVLDALPRTLPVRVAWRTRYWARVLPAAVQD, from the coding sequence TTGAACCCCGCCGCCGCACCCCTGCCCCCGGACCGCGCCGCCGTGCGCGCGGCGGCGCAATGGCTGGCCCGGCTGCATGCCGGCGACGCCACGGCGCAGGACCACGCGGCCTGCGAGCGCTGGCGCACCGAACACCCCGAGCACGAACGCGCCTGGCAGCGCGCGCAGCGCATGCAGGCGCAGCTGGGCCTCGTCAGCCCACCGCTCGCGCAGGCCGTGCTGGGCCGGGCGCGCGGCAACGGGCGCCGCCGTGCGCTGCGCGCGCTCGGCGGCCTGGCCGTGGCGCTGCCCGCCGCGCACCTGGCCTGGCGCCAATGGGGCGAGGCCTTCACGGCCGACCACTACACGGCGCGGGGCGAGCGCCGCGACCTCGTGTTGCCCGACGGCACGCGCCTGTGGCTCAACACCGCCACGGCCATCGACGTGGCCTATTCGCCCACGCAGCGCACCGTGCGGCTGCTGCACGGCGAGGTGCTGGTGCAGACCGGCGCGGACGCCGGCGCGCCCGGCCACCGCCCCTTCGTGCTCGCCACGCGCGAGGGCGAACTGCGCCCGCTGGGCACGCGCTTCGTGGCGCGCGACGCGCCGGACGGCTGCCGGCTCACGGTGCACGAAGGCGCCGTGGCCGTGCGCACCTTGCAGGGGCTGGCGCAGACCGTGCCGGCCGGGCAGGCGCTGCGCTTCACCGCCGGCCGGATCGCGCCGATCGCGCCCGCCGACCCGTTCGCCGGGCGCTGGACCGAGGGCCTGCTGGTGGCGCGCAACCAGCCGCTGGGGGAGTTCCTTGAAGACCTTTCCCGCTACCGCGCCGGCGTGGTGCAGTGCGACCCGGCCGTGGCCGCGCTGCGCATCACCGGCGCCTTCCAGATCGACCGCAGCGACGCCGTGCTCGACGCCCTGCCCCGCACCCTGCCGGTGCGCGTGGCCTGGCGCACGCGCTACTGGGCGCGGGTGCTGCCGGCGGCCGTGCAGGACTGA
- a CDS encoding sigma-70 family RNA polymerase sigma factor has protein sequence MSAAHHAAAPAPGPAEEIGRLYGAHHRWLLGWLRARLGCPDQAADLAQDTFVRLLAHRLGAEAGTEADAHAATPREPRAYLVTVAGRLVANHFRRLSLERAWLDALATLPEAQLPSAEQHAMARQALHRLDAALAGLPERARRAFLLSQIEGQDYARIAATLGVTERSVKRYMAQAFEACILAVD, from the coding sequence GTGTCCGCCGCCCACCACGCCGCCGCGCCCGCCCCCGGGCCGGCTGAAGAGATCGGCCGCCTGTACGGCGCGCACCACCGCTGGCTGCTGGGCTGGCTGCGCGCGCGGCTGGGCTGCCCCGACCAGGCGGCGGACCTGGCGCAGGACACCTTCGTGCGGCTGCTCGCCCACCGGCTGGGCGCCGAGGCCGGCACCGAAGCCGACGCACACGCCGCCACGCCGCGCGAGCCCCGGGCCTACCTGGTCACCGTGGCGGGCCGGCTCGTGGCCAACCACTTTCGCCGGCTGTCGCTGGAGCGCGCCTGGCTCGACGCGCTGGCCACGCTGCCCGAGGCGCAGTTGCCCTCGGCCGAGCAGCACGCCATGGCCCGCCAGGCGCTGCACCGGCTGGATGCGGCCCTGGCCGGCCTGCCCGAGCGCGCGCGGCGCGCCTTCCTGCTGTCGCAGATCGAGGGGCAGGACTACGCCCGCATCGCCGCCACGCTGGGCGTGACCGAGCGCAGCGTCAAGCGCTACATGGCGCAGGCCTTCGAGGCATGCATCCTGGCGGTGGATTGA
- a CDS encoding amino acid ABC transporter substrate-binding protein: MKKIAAVLLMSLGALLAGCGKNDSAQPAAAAAPAPAAATKIVVGLDDNFPPMGFRDEKNELVGFDIDMAREAAKRMGVAVEFKPIDWSAKEAELSGQRVDALWNGLTITPERKQNIAFTAPYMENHQIVVVSAQSPIKAKADLAGKVVGAQEGSSAVDAVKKEDAVFKSFKEFKTFGDNVTALMDLSTGRLEAVVVDEVVGRYYVAKKPGAYAVLEEHFGTEDYGVGVRKDDTALQGRLDKALADMKQDGTAGKIATQWFGKNIVK; this comes from the coding sequence ATGAAAAAGATTGCAGCCGTTTTATTGATGTCCCTGGGCGCCCTGCTGGCCGGTTGCGGCAAGAACGACAGCGCGCAGCCCGCTGCGGCCGCCGCCCCCGCACCGGCCGCAGCCACCAAGATCGTGGTGGGCCTGGACGACAACTTCCCGCCCATGGGCTTTCGCGACGAGAAGAACGAACTGGTGGGCTTTGACATCGACATGGCGCGCGAAGCCGCCAAGCGCATGGGCGTGGCGGTGGAGTTCAAGCCGATCGACTGGAGCGCCAAGGAGGCCGAGCTGTCCGGCCAGCGCGTTGATGCGCTGTGGAACGGGCTGACCATCACGCCCGAGCGCAAGCAGAACATCGCCTTCACCGCGCCGTACATGGAGAACCACCAGATCGTCGTGGTGTCGGCCCAGTCCCCCATCAAGGCCAAGGCCGATCTGGCCGGCAAGGTGGTGGGCGCGCAGGAGGGCAGCAGCGCGGTCGATGCGGTCAAGAAGGAAGACGCCGTGTTCAAGTCGTTCAAGGAGTTCAAGACCTTCGGCGACAACGTGACGGCGCTGATGGACCTGTCCACCGGCCGCCTGGAAGCCGTGGTGGTCGATGAAGTGGTGGGCCGCTACTACGTGGCCAAGAAGCCCGGCGCCTATGCCGTGCTGGAAGAGCACTTCGGCACCGAAGACTACGGCGTGGGCGTGCGCAAGGACGACACCGCGCTGCAGGGCCGCCTGGACAAGGCCCTGGCCGACATGAAGCAGGACGGCACGGCCGGAAAGATCGCCACCCAGTGGTTCGGCAAGAACATCGTCAAATAA
- a CDS encoding amino acid ABC transporter permease: protein MDYVLSLLGPMAQGAAVTLKLFAITLVLAVPLGLALALARVSRLAPLSALVNGYIWLMRGTPLMLQMLFIYFALPFVPVIGVRLPDFPAAVVAFALNYAAYFAEIFRSGIQSVDRGQYEAARVLGMTYGQTMRRIVLPQMVRRILPPMSNETITLVKDTSLIYVLALNDLLRAARGIVQRDFTTTPFIVAAAFYLTMTLVLTWGFQRLEKRYARHDA from the coding sequence ATGGATTACGTTCTCTCCCTTCTGGGGCCGATGGCGCAGGGCGCCGCGGTCACGCTGAAGCTCTTCGCCATCACGCTGGTGCTGGCCGTGCCGCTCGGGCTCGCACTGGCGCTGGCGCGGGTGTCGCGGCTGGCACCGCTGTCGGCGCTGGTCAACGGCTACATCTGGCTCATGCGCGGCACGCCGCTCATGCTGCAGATGCTGTTCATCTATTTCGCGCTGCCGTTCGTGCCGGTCATCGGCGTGCGGCTGCCGGACTTTCCCGCCGCCGTGGTGGCCTTCGCGCTCAATTACGCGGCGTATTTCGCGGAGATCTTCCGCTCCGGCATCCAGTCGGTGGACCGGGGCCAGTACGAGGCCGCCCGCGTGCTGGGCATGACCTACGGGCAGACCATGCGCCGCATCGTGCTGCCGCAGATGGTGCGCCGCATCCTGCCGCCCATGAGCAACGAGACCATCACCCTGGTCAAGGACACCTCCCTCATCTACGTGCTGGCCCTGAACGACCTGCTGCGCGCCGCGCGCGGCATCGTGCAGCGCGACTTCACGACCACACCGTTCATCGTGGCGGCGGCTTTTTATCTGACCATGACCCTGGTGCTCACCTGGGGCTTCCAGCGCCTGGAGAAACGCTATGCCAGACACGACGCTTGA
- a CDS encoding amino acid ABC transporter ATP-binding protein, whose translation MPDTTLDAAGAVPMIEARGLHKAFGGTPVLRDVSLTLGRGEVVAVIGPSGSGKSTFLRCLNHLETIDSGHIAIEGEALATTDASGRCTYVPEARVRGICRKMGMVFQSFNLFPHLTVLQNLIEAPMVVRGMPREAAVARAEALLAKVGLSEKRDHFPGRLSGGQKQRVAIARALAMEPDILLFDEPTSALDPELTGEVLRTMRELASDRMTMLVVTHEMGFAREVAHRVVFMDRGELIESAPAAAFFANPQHARTQAFLRSML comes from the coding sequence ATGCCAGACACGACGCTTGACGCGGCGGGCGCGGTGCCCATGATCGAAGCGCGCGGCCTGCACAAGGCCTTCGGCGGCACGCCGGTGCTGCGCGACGTGTCGCTCACCCTCGGGCGCGGCGAGGTGGTGGCGGTGATCGGGCCCTCGGGCTCGGGCAAGAGCACCTTCCTGCGCTGCCTGAACCACCTGGAGACCATCGACAGCGGCCACATCGCCATCGAAGGCGAGGCGCTGGCGACCACCGACGCGTCGGGCCGCTGCACCTACGTGCCCGAGGCCCGCGTACGCGGCATCTGCCGCAAGATGGGCATGGTGTTCCAGTCGTTCAACCTGTTCCCGCACCTGACCGTGCTGCAGAACCTGATCGAGGCGCCCATGGTGGTGCGCGGCATGCCGCGCGAGGCCGCGGTGGCCCGCGCCGAGGCGCTGCTGGCCAAGGTGGGCCTTTCCGAAAAGCGCGACCACTTTCCCGGCCGGCTGTCGGGCGGGCAAAAGCAGCGCGTGGCCATCGCCCGCGCACTGGCCATGGAGCCCGACATCCTGCTGTTCGACGAGCCCACTTCCGCCCTCGACCCCGAGCTGACCGGCGAGGTGCTGCGCACCATGCGCGAGCTGGCCAGCGACCGCATGACCATGCTGGTCGTCACCCACGAGATGGGCTTTGCGCGCGAGGTGGCCCACCGCGTGGTGTTCATGGACCGGGGCGAGCTGATCGAATCGGCCCCGGCGGCGGCGTTTTTCGCAAATCCGCAACATGCGCGCACCCAGGCATTTCTTCGCAGCATGCTTTGA
- a CDS encoding ABC transporter ATP-binding protein — protein MPEHPLLVELRNVTFSYGERDILRDVSLSVPRGKVTALMGASGGGKTTVLRLIGGQQRAQQGEVLVGGQDVGRMDAATLYAARRRMGMLFQFGALFTDMSVFENVAFPLREHTDLPEELIRDIVLMKLNAVGLRGARDLMPSQVSGGMARRVALARAIALDPELIMYDEPFAGLDPISLGTAAQLIRQLNDAMGLTTLIVSHDVEETFRVADHVIVLGPGTLAAQGTPDEVRASRDPLVHQFVHALPTGPVPFHYPGPDVAQDFGPTPGGAR, from the coding sequence ATGCCTGAGCACCCACTTCTGGTCGAACTGCGCAACGTGACGTTCTCGTACGGCGAGCGCGACATCCTGCGCGACGTTTCGCTGTCCGTGCCGCGGGGCAAGGTCACGGCGCTCATGGGCGCCTCCGGCGGCGGCAAGACCACGGTGCTGCGCCTCATCGGTGGCCAGCAGCGGGCGCAGCAGGGCGAGGTGCTGGTCGGCGGCCAGGACGTGGGCCGCATGGATGCCGCCACGCTCTACGCCGCGCGGCGCCGCATGGGCATGCTGTTCCAGTTCGGGGCGCTGTTCACCGACATGAGCGTGTTCGAGAACGTGGCCTTTCCGCTGCGCGAGCACACCGACCTGCCCGAGGAACTGATCCGCGACATCGTGCTGATGAAGCTCAACGCCGTGGGCCTGCGCGGCGCGCGCGACCTCATGCCCAGCCAGGTCTCGGGCGGCATGGCCCGGCGCGTGGCGCTGGCCCGGGCGATCGCCCTGGACCCTGAACTCATCATGTACGACGAGCCCTTCGCCGGGCTCGATCCCATTTCCCTCGGCACGGCGGCCCAGCTCATCCGGCAGCTGAACGACGCCATGGGCCTGACCACCCTCATCGTCTCGCACGACGTGGAAGAGACCTTCCGCGTGGCCGACCACGTGATCGTGCTCGGCCCCGGCACCTTGGCCGCGCAGGGCACGCCCGACGAGGTGCGCGCCAGCCGCGACCCGCTGGTGCACCAGTTCGTGCACGCGCTGCCCACCGGCCCCGTGCCGTTCCATTACCCCGGCCCCGACGTGGCGCAGGATTTCGGCCCGACCCCCGGAGGTGCGCGATGA
- the mlaE gene encoding lipid asymmetry maintenance ABC transporter permease subunit MlaE: MSWWRPSDVGFAVRSHLAGVGRAARLFGRLVALIGPTLQRPGLVRDQIHFLGNYSLSIIAVSGLFVGFVLGLQGYYTLQRYGSAESLGLLVALSLVRELGPVVTALLFAGRAGTSLTAEIGLMRAGEQLSAMEMMAVDPVRRILAPRFWAGVFTMPLLAAVFSAVGVIGGWIVGVLMIGVDGGAFWGQMQGGVDVWKDVGNGVLKSLVFGVTVTFIALLQGYLAKPTPEGVSRATTRTVVMASLAVLGLDFVLTALMFSI, from the coding sequence ATGAGCTGGTGGCGTCCTTCCGATGTGGGCTTCGCGGTGCGCAGCCACCTGGCCGGCGTGGGCCGCGCGGCGCGCCTGTTCGGCCGGCTGGTGGCCCTGATCGGCCCCACGCTGCAGCGCCCGGGGCTGGTGCGCGACCAGATCCATTTCCTGGGCAACTATTCGCTGTCCATCATCGCCGTGTCGGGCCTGTTCGTGGGCTTCGTGCTCGGCCTGCAGGGCTACTACACGCTGCAGCGCTACGGCTCGGCCGAATCGCTGGGCCTTCTGGTGGCGCTGTCGCTGGTGCGCGAGCTGGGCCCGGTGGTCACGGCGCTGCTGTTCGCCGGCCGCGCGGGCACCTCGCTCACGGCCGAGATCGGCCTCATGCGCGCGGGCGAGCAGCTCTCGGCCATGGAGATGATGGCCGTCGATCCGGTGCGCCGCATCCTCGCGCCGCGTTTCTGGGCCGGCGTGTTCACCATGCCGCTGCTGGCCGCGGTGTTCAGCGCGGTGGGCGTGATCGGCGGCTGGATCGTGGGCGTGCTCATGATCGGCGTGGACGGCGGCGCCTTCTGGGGCCAGATGCAGGGCGGTGTGGACGTGTGGAAGGACGTGGGCAACGGGGTGCTCAAGAGCCTCGTGTTCGGCGTCACCGTGACGTTCATCGCGCTGCTGCAGGGCTACCTGGCCAAGCCCACGCCCGAAGGCGTGTCGCGGGCCACCACGCGCACGGTGGTGATGGCGTCGCTCGCCGTGCTGGGGCTGGACTTCGTCCTCACCGCCCTGATGTTCAGTATTTGA
- the mlaD gene encoding outer membrane lipid asymmetry maintenance protein MlaD: MQHSKNDIWVGLFVLLGGAALVFLALQSANLLKLNFQTGYQVTALFDNIGGLKPQAAVRSAGVVVGRVQSITFDDKSFQAKVTLELQKRYAFPKDSSLKILTSGLLGDQYIGIQAGADEANLAEGDKISSTQSAVVLENLIGQFLYGKAEGGGNSSAPSSSTGGKK, encoded by the coding sequence ATGCAGCATTCCAAGAACGATATCTGGGTCGGCCTGTTCGTCCTGCTGGGCGGCGCGGCGCTGGTCTTTCTGGCCTTGCAGTCCGCCAACCTGCTCAAGTTGAACTTCCAGACCGGCTACCAGGTCACCGCGCTGTTCGACAACATCGGCGGCTTGAAGCCCCAGGCGGCGGTGCGCAGCGCCGGCGTGGTGGTGGGCCGCGTGCAGTCCATCACCTTCGACGACAAGAGCTTCCAGGCCAAGGTGACGCTGGAGCTGCAAAAGCGCTACGCGTTCCCCAAGGACAGCTCGCTCAAGATCCTCACGAGCGGCCTGCTGGGCGACCAGTACATCGGCATCCAGGCCGGTGCCGACGAGGCCAATCTGGCCGAAGGCGACAAGATCTCCTCCACCCAGTCGGCCGTGGTGCTGGAAAACCTGATCGGACAATTTCTCTATGGCAAGGCAGAGGGCGGCGGCAACAGCAGCGCACCTTCCTCCAGCACAGGTGGCAAAAAATGA
- a CDS encoding MlaA family lipoprotein, whose product MTTTTTMKRALAHGSALALGALFLTGCASGPGANPRDPLEPYNRSMTNFNDNVDSIILRPVATAYRDITPAPVRTGVSNFFSNLGDAWSFVNNLLQLRGEGALNSLVRFNVNTVFGLGGVFDVASEMGVDRAKQDFGLTLGHWGIPTGPYLVLPLLGPSTVRDTLALPVDAKGDLVSYVDPVSARNSLYALRVVNIRSNLLRASSVLDTAALDKYSFTRDVFLQVRSQEGGAPATSGEQEYDDGGGKLPEEPAR is encoded by the coding sequence ATGACGACAACAACGACCATGAAACGGGCCCTGGCCCACGGCAGCGCACTGGCATTGGGCGCGCTCTTCCTGACGGGCTGCGCCAGCGGCCCCGGGGCCAACCCGCGTGACCCGCTGGAGCCCTACAACCGCAGCATGACGAACTTCAACGACAACGTCGATTCGATCATCCTGCGGCCGGTCGCCACGGCCTACCGCGACATCACGCCCGCGCCCGTGCGCACCGGCGTGAGCAACTTCTTCTCCAACCTGGGCGATGCCTGGTCGTTCGTGAACAACCTGCTGCAGCTGCGCGGCGAGGGCGCGCTCAACAGCCTGGTGCGCTTCAACGTGAACACGGTGTTCGGCCTAGGGGGCGTGTTCGACGTGGCCAGCGAAATGGGCGTGGACCGCGCCAAGCAGGACTTCGGCCTCACGCTCGGCCACTGGGGCATCCCCACCGGCCCGTACCTCGTGCTGCCGCTGCTGGGCCCGTCCACCGTGCGCGACACGCTGGCGCTGCCGGTCGATGCCAAGGGCGACCTCGTCTCGTACGTGGACCCGGTGTCGGCGCGCAATTCGCTGTATGCCCTGCGCGTGGTGAACATCCGCTCCAACCTGCTGCGTGCCAGCTCGGTGCTGGACACCGCGGCGCTCGACAAGTACAGCTTCACGCGCGATGTGTTCCTACAGGTTCGCAGCCAGGAAGGCGGCGCGCCGGCCACCAGCGGCGAGCAAGAATACGACGACGGCGGCGGCAAGCTGCCCGAAGAGCCGGCGCGCTGA
- a CDS encoding MlaC/ttg2D family ABC transporter substrate-binding protein, with translation MMNRRTLGHAALCTAAVLWLGAPLAVLAAEEAPDALVKRLSADVLETVRNDKSIKAGDVNKIMALVDKTILPHVNFRRMTAAAVGPGWRQATPEQQRRLQDEFKTLLVRTYSGALSQVNDQTITVKPLRMAADDKDVLVRTEIQGRGDPIQLDYRLEKTPGDGAGWKIYNLNVLGVWLVETYRGQFAQEINAKGVDGLIESLVARNKANAAKGG, from the coding sequence ATGATGAATCGACGCACCCTGGGCCACGCCGCCCTCTGCACCGCCGCCGTGCTTTGGCTCGGCGCTCCGCTGGCCGTCCTGGCCGCCGAAGAAGCCCCCGATGCGCTGGTCAAGCGCCTGTCGGCCGACGTGCTGGAAACCGTCCGCAACGACAAGAGCATCAAGGCCGGCGACGTGAACAAGATCATGGCGCTGGTCGACAAGACCATCCTGCCGCACGTCAATTTCCGCCGCATGACCGCCGCGGCCGTGGGCCCGGGCTGGCGCCAGGCCACGCCCGAGCAGCAAAGGCGGCTTCAGGACGAGTTCAAGACGCTGCTGGTGCGCACCTATTCGGGCGCATTGAGCCAGGTGAACGACCAGACCATCACCGTCAAGCCCCTGCGCATGGCCGCCGACGACAAGGACGTGCTGGTGCGCACCGAGATCCAGGGCCGCGGCGACCCGATCCAGCTCGACTACCGCCTGGAGAAGACGCCCGGCGACGGCGCCGGCTGGAAGATCTACAACCTGAACGTGCTCGGCGTGTGGCTGGTGGAAACCTACCGCGGCCAGTTCGCGCAGGAGATCAACGCCAAGGGCGTGGACGGCCTGATCGAGTCGCTGGTGGCCCGCAACAAGGCCAACGCCGCCAAGGGCGGCTGA
- a CDS encoding STAS domain-containing protein yields MLVLPSELTHAQANASLRMLLQGLKANRDELLVVDASALTTFDSSALAVLLGCRRAALLEGKRFEVKSLPDGLQKLAGLYGVGELLPAA; encoded by the coding sequence ATGCTGGTGCTTCCTTCGGAACTGACCCATGCCCAGGCCAATGCGAGCTTGCGCATGCTGCTGCAGGGGCTCAAGGCCAACCGCGACGAGCTGCTGGTGGTGGATGCCAGCGCGCTGACCACGTTCGACTCGTCGGCGCTGGCGGTGCTGCTGGGCTGCCGCCGCGCCGCGCTGCTGGAAGGCAAGCGGTTCGAGGTGAAGTCGCTGCCGGACGGGCTGCAAAAGCTCGCCGGCCTGTACGGCGTGGGCGAGTTGCTGCCGGCCGCCTGA